The window GAAAGAAACGAATACAGTTTCCAGTTTTAGGAATCAGAGAAGAGTGAGTTTCTAGCAAAAGCAGCAGCCTCACAGGTTGGTTTCATTCACTAGTCAAATCAGATTGCATCATCAACTCTCTCATAGTATATAGCCTcatttaagaagaaaaataaaataaaatttcatcCTATGACTAAAACTTTTATGCTCATACATGACACATCAAATGTTAAGATTTAGATAGGATGAATTAGTCACATATGTTATAACTACTTCTTTTTAAGTACTCTATATTttcaaacttaaatataattaatcacATATATTACTATTCGATCTCATTGGaattcaatattaattttagcTTAAGGGCTTAAGGCCAAACAAAATTTTAGCCTAAAATACGAAGAGCATTTAgcttaattacttaattagtgGTATTCAAGTTGACATATATAACAACCTAGAATTCATGTGTTCACATGTGTAAAGGccaaataaatgataaatgagTTTTGAATCTATTTCTAAtatattttgttcttttattgtgaaacataaactttttagaataattaaatttaaatgcaAGGATATGCCTAAAAACatgtgattaataaaaaaaaataaaattgatgtgatgatgacattaaaccaattaacttttttattatctGTAAATTACTACTCAAATATTAGCAAGAGTACTTAATTAagacaaatatatataggtaaCACAGAAGAAGATATATAGTAATATCTAAATCAAGATGATGTCTCTCGATCCTAGCCATATTCTAAAATGATAGAAGGGTCTAAGATTAGCACATGGTGTAAGTAGCAGTTTTTGGTAATGTGCAGGGGTGACATTGACACTGGTGTAAGCTCTTCTGTTGATCCTTGACtcattgttttatatatatgtgtgtgtggttTAATTTGGTTTATTCCACCAAGAAAAGGAAGGTTGTGTAAGAAGAGTAGAAAGTGGCAGTGGCTTGTCTATCATGTATACATGCCTCACACTTCATTTTACACCAATTTACATGCATTCCCTACATATAACTCCTATCACTCTTAAATTTCAATCTTTTCCAAaccaatgaaaaaaataaaaaatggaggAAATCCTACCCTCGATATCACAATTGAAAATGTTGCTCGTATTTAGTTAAGATAATTAATTATtctcaaataaaacaaaactgaGGAAATGTTATTGGTATCttaaagtataattaaataacaagaTAGAATCTATCGAATACTACTGAAACAAACAACCAAATAGTAGTATTAAATTTGCTTACTTTATTACTACACTGACATCTACCTCTTTTAGTCTGATATTTCCATGCAGATACATACTATGAAATCACACTTTGACTAATCAATAAACACAATGAAGGTTTGTCATGAATATTTGATCCATCACAGAATACCAAATCTTTATAATTCTTAGAACATTCATCATCTTGTTTATACAAATCTTGTTcttgaaataatttataaatacttTATAGCTCAAGCTCACCTGACATAAAAAATACTTTGTATCtacaattttattatttaattttgattttaatttttataagttaatgtTGATCGCActcataattttattaaaagtttctAAATACTGGAGTTGGTTATCCCTGAAGATACTCTTACAAATAAATTGCTACCAGTGGCTGTAACACACAGCACTGGCCAAAGGCTCGGCGTGTTGGCCACAAAACGCCGGTACCAAATGGACCAAATTAATGGTCTAAAATCTAAATACATAAAGTGGACCTTTATAATCCTTACAAACAAACCCTAAGATACTGTGATATGACAcaaatcaagattcaagaatCACAAacaactttttctttaatttctaaTCAATTACATAAAGTCAACCCTActacataaaaaataaacatcaaCTAATAAGGCCAAGCAAATGGTTTCTCTCCTTTTGTCATCTTCATATTACCATAGCACATGATTTCAGGATCATTAGTAGTACTCATCAAGACCTtacagccaccaccaccattctCTGAATCATTCTGTGCAACACAACTTCTTAATCCTTCTTGATTATACATATAACAATTATCGCGATCCGTATACATATTATTTGAGCATAATAATCTGTTattctcctttcttttcttggTTCTCAATAGAACATTTATTTGATCCCACTTATCTTTGCAGCTTAAAGCATTCCTGTTGTAACCCAAACAAGACATTGTTAAAGCAATCTCTTCCCAAGTTAGAAGCTCTTGATCCATACGCCCGCCTTGTGATCCGAACCTTGTTTCCATGCTACTTCTTAGTTGTATGAGTTGTGTAATCTCATTTTCTCCCcagttttgattttgatcattAATATCACAATACTTATGAGAAGTAGAAGCCTTATTATGATCATGGGTTGATGATGTTAATTTGTGCAAAGCATCCATTAAAGTGGAATCTCGTGACACCATTCGTGCTCTTTCGTTGAAATGAAACTTCTTTTTTGTCTCTAACCTTGAAATCTCTTCATTCCTCCATTGTTCCTCTTTCAAgattctttctttttccttttggtCAATTGTATTCATCATCTTTTCCATCCATGCATCTTGTTTCTCCATAATTGTCTTCATTTTTGTTTCAATGAAGTCTGTTATCTTGGTCTTCCAATGCTTTTTCTCTTGCTTCCTCTCGTTAATAATTGTATTGCGGTATTGGAAGTCGCGTGAGGATTGGTTGAACCCAAATGGATTTTGATCATTAGTGCTGCTTGAAGGAAGGTTAGGGTCACGAGTGATTCTAACAACGCTTGTTTCGCCGTATATAGCTTCTAATTGACGAAAGAAACGATAATGCTTCTTGTCTTGTCTACCGGCTTTCCCTTCTTTAATCTTCTTATAATACTTGTACAAGTTTTCAAACTTCTCACTGCAGTTTTTCCCAGTTCTTCTATAGCCATGCTCCACACACATGATCctgaaaattatatatgtacaaCATTAATATGCATAATTTTTGGTGagaaagaataaatatataggTGTGAAACTATTAATCAGCCAAATTAGAGTAATCTTTAATTTATGACTattcaaattgaaaaaaaaaggtaactcTCTTTAGCAAATGTTCATTTTCATACTCAAGTCtttcttaaagtatatatatactgttACACCTCAAAAAATTCAATCAAACCCTTCAAGCAGCATAATGGAGTATCAAACCATAATCGATCTTTGACTTAAAAACTTAAGCGAATAAAAGGGAAATAATTGAAGTCCTTAAATAATTAGCTTAGGTACAAAGATTTAGATGTTTGATTGTTAAAGTTGTTGAACTTAGGGTTCAATGATGATTAACTAAAAATATTGATCAACCAAAAGCAATTAATTAAGATGACTCGATCATGTAGTTGTTTTATGTTCATAGAAACCCAAAATATATTCTTGTTTGAAACccagaaaaagaaaagagatatATGGAAGATGTATATATACCTGGAAACTTCATCCCACAAAGGGCTCTTATGAGTAGCATCTTTAAACTTAGAATTGAGTCTTAATCTTAAATCAAGAAGTACTAGGGTTTCTTCCTTTGGCCATCTTCCATTACCACCAATATTATTCATCtcaccattattattattattattattattattattattattattattataattaccaCCGCCACTATAATGATCATCTCCTGAATTTGTTGAATCAGATCCAAACATCATTCCTCCACCAACACTACTACTACCCCCTCCCAACATGACCATTGCATAGTGTAGGTGGTCATGAGGCTGTGGAGGGGATATGGAAGGAAATAATATGGGcctttcattattattattattcatgtaGTAGTGGCTCATTAGATCCATCATCATTCCATTCTTTTCTTCCATTCCCATCTTAATTACTCAGTAGTTATTGgttttttccaacttttttttttttgaaaattaatgaGATGGAATTTGGAATAATGTAATAGAGATGGCTAGAGAGgaagaggtatatatatatatctaaaagaaaatgtttgattgattaattaggTTATAACCATGAGGTAGCTAGCTAGGTCGGacccataataataaaatgcaTTCTATAccctaagtatatatatagtcgagattaaattaaatacatagatAGGTAcaatattttttgtaattatatatatgtgtgtgtatcaGTATGATCAGTAGTATCatgcacctatatatatatatatatatatatgataaacttCACATGTGTgatatcaaaagtttttttctatCGAAGAGAGGGAAATTAAGAAAAACAGACAGGTGAACAGACCGGGAAAAAAACCACATGTTCTTGTGAATCGATCCACTGCTTGCTTATGCATCAACAGTGATCAACAGTGTCATCTAGGACCCCCCCTACCTTTTCCTATTGCTCGATCCTTTGAGTCTTTCCTTCTGTCTTTTATATACATctttatgaaaattttgttcATCCTCTAGCTAGCTCTCTTCCTTTTTTGCCTTTTGTGATCATTATTTCATATGATCTTTTTGTGAAAGCTAGATTGATGAGATGTTCAAAAAGTATTATTTGTTTCATTGGATAGGTCAATGTATGTAGctcaatatatatacttctacaTACAAGAAAACTTTTTATAATACTATtagttatataaacaataattattGTTGGAGCCAAGCTGTTCATTCAAAAGAGTTGAAGATGACAAACAAATTCGGAAATATTCTTAAGTCTTTAGTTCTGGAGCTGAGACAGCTTGAACCAACCCAAGATGAGTCAGCCTGGACATCTTCTTATAAATATCCTTAAAGATTTTCAGGCTGACTCAACTTGAATCAGTCCAAGCTGACTCAGCTCCAGAACCATCCCCAAGGAGATAACAACCACCAATGGCTATAGTGGTAAAGTACTCAAATGATTTCATGTTCAAACCTTCGTTGGCCGGTAAATAGACTGGGTTTTCAAGGAAACTAGTTTGAAAATGGCCATAGGAATATTGTACTTGGATCACGTACATCTAACTCAAAGAATCGTTCTTCCCGCATAACCTGAAAAGGAATAACCAActttgtttatacatttttatatatatcgaTGATCAACAGCATTACTTATCAATAaatggaaaaatccataaaaggTAACCTTTTTACGTGAATTTCTTAAGAAAGGggttttcatttattaaaaagatttcattttcaaaattttctcaATAAGGGGAATATTGTCAATTTTTAACGCTAACCCTCTGTTAAGTAACATGTAAACTTGCCACATCAATAAAAGCAAAATATCgatcatttatttcttttcaaaggCGGAGAGAAAGGTGTGATGGATTTTTCCACGTGTAAGGTCACGTCGGCAAACTGACGTATCACTTAACGGAGAGTTGACATTTAAAATTAACGATATTCCCCTTattgaaattgttttaaaaatgaaatcttagacgaaaactaaataggttccctTTCATACgaaatttgtgtaaaaatgttactattttATGGATTTTCCcctaaataaaaacacatttatttatatttatatatcaatataattAAGACATAATACgtaaaaaagtaagtaagtaagtaactcccaatgccgtcttctacgggttttgggtcccaataccgtcttcgacggtgtatgggggaggttgatatgtagacagccttacccctaccaaaggtagagaggctgcttccaggttctaccataggtagaaaaggacctccagccttgttgggcatgaggatcgaacccatgacctctgtttccagaggcatgagcttCAACCACTGATTCAACCCAGTATAATACGtaattaacataaatttttaaagcGCGCGATACATAGAACActacaataattaaaaatctAAGTTGCTAAATATACAACGAcgttaaaagaaatgaatatTTAGCTCGAATTTATGTGTTTCCCCCCTCCCCCCTCCCCTAGCATGTATTCAACATCTTTGTGTGTCAATCCGCCCGTTTTATGTTAATGGTAG is drawn from Erigeron canadensis isolate Cc75 chromosome 9, C_canadensis_v1, whole genome shotgun sequence and contains these coding sequences:
- the LOC122583679 gene encoding trihelix transcription factor PTL-like, whose product is MGMEEKNGMMMDLMSHYYMNNNNNERPILFPSISPPQPHDHLHYAMVMLGGGSSSVGGGMMFGSDSTNSGDDHYSGGGNYNNNNNNNNNNNNNNGEMNNIGGNGRWPKEETLVLLDLRLRLNSKFKDATHKSPLWDEVSRIMCVEHGYRRTGKNCSEKFENLYKYYKKIKEGKAGRQDKKHYRFFRQLEAIYGETSVVRITRDPNLPSSSTNDQNPFGFNQSSRDFQYRNTIINERKQEKKHWKTKITDFIETKMKTIMEKQDAWMEKMMNTIDQKEKERILKEEQWRNEEISRLETKKKFHFNERARMVSRDSTLMDALHKLTSSTHDHNKASTSHKYCDINDQNQNWGENEITQLIQLRSSMETRFGSQGGRMDQELLTWEEIALTMSCLGYNRNALSCKDKWDQINVLLRTKKRKENNRLLCSNNMYTDRDNCYMYNQEGLRSCVAQNDSENGGGGCKVLMSTTNDPEIMCYGNMKMTKGEKPFAWPY